The sequence TTGATGAGAATCAAAAGACCCATCATTATCATGTATATGAATATTTATTATTTTATCAAACAATTCTAAAATATATTTCTCGATTTTTCCATTTATATTTGCATGTCCAATATCAAGACAAAAATCAATATTTTTATAATCATTAATATCATATTTAAAAAAATTAATACATTCTGATAATTCAGACATCATATAAGATAAATTTTTTAAACCATTTTCTACAAGTATTAATATTCCATATTCTTCAGCTTTTAATGCTAATTCTATTATTCCATTTTTTGCATATTCATATTCTTTTTCCTTTTCAATACCATATTTTTTTCCAGGATGAATAACTACGTATTTTGAATTAAGTTTATTAGCCCAATCTAATGTTTCATATAAAATATTTAATATTCTTTTTCTCTCATTTATATCAAGAGAAGAATAAGTATTTGCATTAAATGGAGCATGAATATTTATTTCAATTCCAATGGATGATAAA is a genomic window of Nitrososphaerota archaeon containing:
- a CDS encoding sugar phosphate isomerase/epimerase family protein; protein product: MIFSISSLFLINKSIDYIEEIIKNSEIKFWEIPNEGSLKINDKVFKKIKDLSSIGIEINIHAPFNANTYSSLDINERKRILNILYETLDWANKLNSKYVVIHPGKKYGIEKEKEYEYAKNGIIELALKAEEYGILILVENGLKNLSYMMSELSECINFFKYDINDYKNIDFCLDIGHANINGKIEKYILELFDKIINIHIHDNDGSFDSHQIVGKGKVDWYKIIEILKRKEYKNYMTMEDIENPFESLNKIICFLKKE